One Baekduia alba genomic window, TGGCCTCCTCCGACCGCGTCGGAGGCCTGCACGTCGCGCTGGTCATCTCGATCGTCCTCGCGCTGACCGCCGCGGTGGTCGCCCGCCGCGTCGAGCCGGCCCGCGTGCCGCAGAAGGCGTGACGCGTGCCGGCCTGATCGCGGATCGTGACCCGCGCGTTCACGCGCTCGCGTTGGGCGTGGGCCGGCCCGCCTCTAGGGTCGAGCCATGGACCTCTTTCGAGCGCTCGAGCGCCCAACCTCCATCCGCGCCGGCGCCCGTGCCCGCGGCGTCATGACCGCGCGCTTCCTGCCGCTGCTGGCCCTGGTGACGGCGTCGGTCCTGGCCCTCGGCGGTGGCGTCGCCTCTGCCGCACCGGGCAGCTGCCGAGACGTCGTCGTCCCCGTCTCGGCGCCCGCGCCCGGCGCGTCGCTGCACGGCCGCCTCTGCCAGCCGGCGGGACGCCCGGCGCGCACCGTCCAGCTGCTCGTCTCGGGCGCGACCTACAACAACGGCTACTGGGACACGCCGGCCGAGGACGGCCGCCTCTCCTACGTCACGCGCGCGGTGAGCGCCGGCTACGCGACGTTCGCCGTCGACCGACTCGGCACCGGCGCCAGCAGCCGTCCAGACAGCAGCGCCGTGTCGCTCGCCAACGGCGCCGCCGACCTGCACGACGTGATCGCCAAGCTGCGCGACGGCTCGCTCGCCGGCCAGCGCTTCGCCCGTGTCGTCTGGGTCGGTCACTCGCTCGGCTCGATCTACGCGTGGGCGGAGGCCTCGAGCTGGCAGGACGTCGACGGCTTCGTGCTGACCGGCCTGTTGCACGCGAGCAAGCCGTCGGGCGCGGCGCAGCTCGCCGGCAGCCTCGTGCCCGCCGCCACCGACCCGCGCTTCGCGGGCCTCGACCCGGGCTACGTCACGACCGCGCCCGGCACGCGCGCCGCGGACTTCTACTACGCGCCGACGGCCAGCCCCGAAGCCATCGCGATCGACGAGGCGACCAAGGACACCATGTCGCTGACGGAGCTGTCGGACGCGGCGAGCCAGCAGGCGGCCGATCCCGCGCTGGCCCCGTCCCACGCGCTCCGGGCGCCGACGCTGCTGGTGCTCGGCGATCACGACGGCCTGTTCTGCGGCCCGCCGGACGGGGCGGACTGCACGCGCGACAGCGTGCTCGCTGCCGAGCGGCCCTACTACGCGCCGGCGGCACACCTCCAGGCGCTGATCGTGCCGGCCACCGGCCATGACGTCCAGCTGCACGAGACGGCGCCGGTCGCCGACGCCGGGACGCTCGCCTGGCTCGTCGGCGCGGGCCTCGCTCCCTGACGCCGACATCGGTCTCCCAGCGCCAGCTCAGCCGCCGGCTGGCGCGGCCTCAGGCGGCCAGCCGCACTGCGAGGAGCGCAATCGCTCGGCCAGCGCCGCGCCCTCGGCGACGTCAGCACCGGGCGTCCTGCACAGCAGGAGGATCGACCCGGGTGCGCCCGGTCTGAGCGCGCTGTCCGCCGGTCGCTGCGCTCGGACGCGCCGAGGCGCGACCTCGTCACCCCGGCCGACGGGCGGTGAGCAGGACCGCGCTCGCCGGCAGCTCGAAGCCGGGGCCGTCCCGATACGGCTCGACGAGGCGGCGCACCTCGGCCTCCAGCGCACCGGCGCGCGCGGGTGGCACCGCCTCGATCAGCGCGGCGTTGTCCCAGGTCGTCGTCCGCGTGCCTTCGAGCAGGTGCGCGGCCGACCACACCCGTGTCGTGGCGGCCAGCAGCTCGGCCTGTGCGTCGGCGAAGCCGGCCGCCGCGATCGCCGCCAGCATCCGCGGCCCTGCCCCCGCGTCCGACGGCGGGCGAGCGGACACCGCCTCCGGATGCACGGCGGCGACGGCCTCGACGATCACGCTGTTGTGCCGGGCCGCCAGGCGATCGGCCCACACGGTCGCCGCCAGCCGGCCGCCGGGCTTCAAGACGCGCCGGATCTCGGCCAACCCGGCCGCCGGGTCGTCGAGGTGGTTGAGGAAGAAGCCCGCGACGACCGCGTCGATCGACCGGTCGGCGAACGGCAGCGCCTCGCCCGCGGCGCACACCGCCCGCAGCTCGGGATGGCGGGCGCGGGCGGCCTCGAGCATGTCCGGTGACTGCTCGACGAGGATCGCCGTCGCCCCCGCCAGATGCGCGGCCCACCCGAGGCGCCCGAGGCCGGCGCCCAGGTCGACGACGACCTCGCCGGGCGCGACCGACGCGGCGGCGACCACCGCCCCGACGAACCGGCGCGTGATCGCTCCGAGGAACTCGTCGTACCGCACCGCCCGCGCGCGGTCGTCGGTCACGGGCAGAGAACGAGGCTCTCCGGCAGCCCTGCGAGCCACTCGGGGACGCGCTCGGACAGCTCGTCGACCGACCAGCCGGGCCCGGCGTCGGGGCCGAGGTAGGTCACCTCTTCACGGGCGACGACCAACCCGATGCGGTCGCCGTTCATCGCGAAGGCGCGGCCCGTGATCGACCGCCCGGCGTCCGTGCACAGGAAC contains:
- a CDS encoding alpha/beta hydrolase, which produces MDLFRALERPTSIRAGARARGVMTARFLPLLALVTASVLALGGGVASAAPGSCRDVVVPVSAPAPGASLHGRLCQPAGRPARTVQLLVSGATYNNGYWDTPAEDGRLSYVTRAVSAGYATFAVDRLGTGASSRPDSSAVSLANGAADLHDVIAKLRDGSLAGQRFARVVWVGHSLGSIYAWAEASSWQDVDGFVLTGLLHASKPSGAAQLAGSLVPAATDPRFAGLDPGYVTTAPGTRAADFYYAPTASPEAIAIDEATKDTMSLTELSDAASQQAADPALAPSHALRAPTLLVLGDHDGLFCGPPDGADCTRDSVLAAERPYYAPAAHLQALIVPATGHDVQLHETAPVADAGTLAWLVGAGLAP
- a CDS encoding class I SAM-dependent methyltransferase, translated to MTDDRARAVRYDEFLGAITRRFVGAVVAAASVAPGEVVVDLGAGLGRLGWAAHLAGATAILVEQSPDMLEAARARHPELRAVCAAGEALPFADRSIDAVVAGFFLNHLDDPAAGLAEIRRVLKPGGRLAATVWADRLAARHNSVIVEAVAAVHPEAVSARPPSDAGAGPRMLAAIAAAGFADAQAELLAATTRVWSAAHLLEGTRTTTWDNAALIEAVPPARAGALEAEVRRLVEPYRDGPGFELPASAVLLTARRPG